One genomic window of Cricetulus griseus strain 17A/GY chromosome 3, alternate assembly CriGri-PICRH-1.0, whole genome shotgun sequence includes the following:
- the LOC100772432 gene encoding SNRPN upstream reading frame protein-like: MDRARDCLHLRRTTEQHVPEVEVQVKRRRTASLSNQECHQYPRRSQQQQQVPVVDFQAELRQAFLAETPRGG, from the coding sequence ATGGATCGAGCAAGGGATTGCTTACACCTGAGAAGAACTACTGAACAGCACGTGCCAGAGGTGGAAGTCCAGGTCAAACGTAGAAGGACTGCCTCACTGAGCAACCAAGAGTGCCATCAGTACCCACGACgttctcagcagcagcagcaagttCCTGTGGTGGATTTCCAGGCAGAACTGAGACAGGCATTTTTGGCTGAGACACCAAGAGGTGGTTAA